A section of the Salmo salar chromosome ssa05, Ssal_v3.1, whole genome shotgun sequence genome encodes:
- the LOC106605138 gene encoding rhomboid-related protein 2: MDIDIEEQDPLAVDPVDRDGRQMGDTGRDDDGNRKVGCCERFHRSISKWMLPEELHEQYRERANCCPPPIFIILISIGELAVFIYYAVWKPQKQWVTLGEGIWNSPLTYKSDQREEAWRFVSYMFVHAGVEHILGNLVMQLLLGIPLELVHKGFEVGMVYMAGVLAGSLASSIFDPLSALVGASGGVYALIGGYFMNAVVNFREMIPLLGVFRIGVIVIIVGTDVGFALYRRFFTHDVGLKVSFVAHIGGGVAGMTIGYVFFSAYNQKLLKDPRFWLCIVGYVVFLLFAVLFNIFLSPA; the protein is encoded by the exons ATGGACATAGACATTGAAGAGCAGGACCCCCTCGCTGTAGACCCTGTAGACAGAGATGGGAGACAGATGGGGGATACAGGACGTGATGATGACGGGAATAGGAAGGTTGGATGCTGCGAGAGGTTCCATCGCTCCATCTCCAAGTGGATGCTTCCGGAAGAACTCCACGAACAGTACCGGGAGCGAGCCAACTGCTGCCCCCCTCCCATCTTCATCATCCTCATCAGCATCGGCGAG TTAGCAGTGTTTATCTACTATGCGGTGTGGAAGCCCCAGAAGCAGTGGGTCACCCTGGGCGAGGGCATCTGGAACAGCCCTCTCACTTACAAGTCTGACCAGCGGGAGGAGGCGTGGCGCTTTGTCTCCTACATGTTTGTCCACGCTGG CGTAGAGCACATCCTAGGCAACCTGGTGATGCAGCTACTGCTGGGCATCCCGCTGGAGCTGGTCCACAAAGGCTTTGAAGTGGGCATGGTCTACATGGCAGGCGTCCTAGCAG GCTCCCTGGCCAGCTCCATATTTGATCCTCTCAGTGCTCTGGTAGGGGCCTCTGGGGGGGTATATGCCCTCATAGGTGGATACTTCATGAACGCTGTTGTG AACTTCAGAGAGATGATTCCTCTCCTTGGAGTGTTTCGTATTGGAGTGATTGTGATTATCG tCGGGACAGATGTCGGATTCGCCCTTTACAGAAGGTTTTTTACTCACGACGTTGGCTTGAAG GTTTCGTTTGTGGCGCACATCGGAGGAGGGGTGGCTGGGATGACCATTGGTTATGTGTTCTTCAGCGCCTACAACCAGAAGCTCCTGAAGGACCCGCGCTTCTGGCTTTGCATAGTTGGCTACGTAGTCTTCCTCTTGTTCGCTGTGCTCTTCAACATCTTCCTTTCCCCTGCATAA